A single region of the Drosophila miranda strain MSH22 chromosome 2, D.miranda_PacBio2.1, whole genome shotgun sequence genome encodes:
- the LOC108156270 gene encoding FAM172 family protein homolog CG10038 isoform X1, which translates to MWTSIYHFFRPPRYYDMTDPAPATKCDEAIAKLKEFGYAFDEGGVLRQIDPATGKPGKEPYTYDIKGDADDNEKHYQNLAEQIPNIIYALLEKSGLSRTYVPFGKPPDRSSFVYSQPAKLAQSKKLLVLIHGSGEVRAGQWARSLIINNSLDHGSQMPYIRQAQKLGYDILITNTNDCRRFYNGKANPIKAVETSTEHAKYVWKNIVLPSHPESVAIVAHSYGGYVTIDLVDHFLDFFKEKVFAIAFTDAVIGSPASDCENYLQEVTCDWVTSNSPLDTPISSTRDKIRRVSAGHTKHEWTSYSAMDSVFKFFEEKYEQRTKVK; encoded by the exons ATGTGGACTAGCATTTACCACTTCTTTCGCCCCCCCAGATACTACGACATGACGGACCCGGCACCGGCCACCAAATGTGATGAAGCGATTGCAAAGTTGAAGGAATTTGGCTATGCATTCGATGAAG GTGGTGTACTGCGTCAGATCGATCCAGCCACTGGGAAACCGGGCAAGGAGCCGTACACCTACGACATTAAGGGTGATGCCGACGATAACGAGAAGCATTATCAGAATCTTGCTGAG CAAATACCGAACATTATCTATGCGCTGCTGGAGAAGAGTGGCCTGAGTCGCACCTACGTACCCTTTGGCAAGCCCCCAGATCGCTCGTCCTTTGTGTACTCCCAACCAGCGAAGTTGGCGCAGTCTAAGAAGTTACTCGTGCTCATTCATGGCAGCGGAGAAGTCCGAGCGGGACAATGGGCAAGGAG CCTTATCATCAACAATTCTTTGGATCATGGATCTCAGATGCCCTACATACGACAGGCACAAAAACTGGGCTATGATATCCTAATCACCAATACAAACGATTGCAGACGGTTTTATAATGGTAAAGCGAATCCCATTAAGGCCGTGGAGACTTCCACAGAGCATGCCAAGTATGTGTGGAAGAATATTGTATTGCCATCGCACCCAGAGAGTGTGGCCATAGTAGCACATAGCTATGGAGGCTACGTGACCATCGATTTG GTGGATCACTTTTTGGACTTCTTCAAGGAGAAGGTCTTTGCAATCGCTTTCACTGATGCGGTTATTGGTAGTCCTGCGTCCGACTGCGAGAATTACCTGCAGGAAGTGACCTGTGATTGGGTGACAAGCAACTCTCCGCTGGACACGCCAATTTCCTCAACAAGGGATAAAATACGACGTGTTTCGGCGGGTCATACCAAGCATGAGTGGACCTCGTACTCAGCCATGGATTCCGTCTTCAAATTCTTTGAGGAAAAGTATGAGCAACGTACGAAAGTCAAGTGA
- the LOC108156270 gene encoding FAM172 family protein homolog CG10038 isoform X2, giving the protein MTDPAPATKCDEAIAKLKEFGYAFDEGGVLRQIDPATGKPGKEPYTYDIKGDADDNEKHYQNLAEQIPNIIYALLEKSGLSRTYVPFGKPPDRSSFVYSQPAKLAQSKKLLVLIHGSGEVRAGQWARSLIINNSLDHGSQMPYIRQAQKLGYDILITNTNDCRRFYNGKANPIKAVETSTEHAKYVWKNIVLPSHPESVAIVAHSYGGYVTIDLVDHFLDFFKEKVFAIAFTDAVIGSPASDCENYLQEVTCDWVTSNSPLDTPISSTRDKIRRVSAGHTKHEWTSYSAMDSVFKFFEEKYEQRTKVK; this is encoded by the exons ATGACGGACCCGGCACCGGCCACCAAATGTGATGAAGCGATTGCAAAGTTGAAGGAATTTGGCTATGCATTCGATGAAG GTGGTGTACTGCGTCAGATCGATCCAGCCACTGGGAAACCGGGCAAGGAGCCGTACACCTACGACATTAAGGGTGATGCCGACGATAACGAGAAGCATTATCAGAATCTTGCTGAG CAAATACCGAACATTATCTATGCGCTGCTGGAGAAGAGTGGCCTGAGTCGCACCTACGTACCCTTTGGCAAGCCCCCAGATCGCTCGTCCTTTGTGTACTCCCAACCAGCGAAGTTGGCGCAGTCTAAGAAGTTACTCGTGCTCATTCATGGCAGCGGAGAAGTCCGAGCGGGACAATGGGCAAGGAG CCTTATCATCAACAATTCTTTGGATCATGGATCTCAGATGCCCTACATACGACAGGCACAAAAACTGGGCTATGATATCCTAATCACCAATACAAACGATTGCAGACGGTTTTATAATGGTAAAGCGAATCCCATTAAGGCCGTGGAGACTTCCACAGAGCATGCCAAGTATGTGTGGAAGAATATTGTATTGCCATCGCACCCAGAGAGTGTGGCCATAGTAGCACATAGCTATGGAGGCTACGTGACCATCGATTTG GTGGATCACTTTTTGGACTTCTTCAAGGAGAAGGTCTTTGCAATCGCTTTCACTGATGCGGTTATTGGTAGTCCTGCGTCCGACTGCGAGAATTACCTGCAGGAAGTGACCTGTGATTGGGTGACAAGCAACTCTCCGCTGGACACGCCAATTTCCTCAACAAGGGATAAAATACGACGTGTTTCGGCGGGTCATACCAAGCATGAGTGGACCTCGTACTCAGCCATGGATTCCGTCTTCAAATTCTTTGAGGAAAAGTATGAGCAACGTACGAAAGTCAAGTGA
- the LOC108156271 gene encoding chymotrypsin-2, which translates to MDYWYSLIAIALFFRVNADDINNVESSTASMGRDTETVSTRFPYIVSIQGNTKGYNKHLCGGAIIDVQFVLTAAHCVMTPTPLELAQLSVVGGSNTLNSDNETRFAVIGMKIHPGFKILRGHDIVLLRVKTKFQFDNVQFGKINYKVVIRRGGGINATFLGWGRMKQGHKKDLDLVPFQTINDEVCLKNHKFIFLTSSEICAMHTGTTRGACDGDSGGPLVDANNQFLYGLLSYGRKACQMGKPYAFTRISTYGDWIRDEMNEMLLH; encoded by the exons ATGGACTATTGGTATTCTCTCATTGCGATAGCTTTGTTTTTTCGTGTAAATGCAGATGACATTAACAACGTAGAAAGTTCTACGGCTTCGATGGGAAGAGACACTGAGACTGTCTCTACTCGGTTTCCCTATATAGTATCGATACAGGGGAACACCAAAGGATACAACAAGCATCTCTGCGGTGGTGCCATCATCGATGTCCAGTTCGTGTTGACTGCTGCGCATTGCGTGATGACCCCAACGCCCCTCGAGTTGGCTCAATTGTCTGTTGTGGGGGGCTCCAATACATTGAACAGCGACAATGAGACACGCTTCGCAGTTATCGGGATGAAGATACATCCGGGATTCAAGATACTCCGCGGTCATGACATCGTCTTGCTGCGTGTAAAGACGAAATTCCAGTTTGACAATGTTCAATTTGGCAAAATTAATTACAAAGTAGTTATTCGTCGAGGTGGCGGCATCAATGCCACATTTTTAGGCTGGGGACGAATGAAACAGGGCCACAAAAAGGATTTGGATTTGGTGCCCTTCCAGACGATCAATGATGAAGTTTGCCTGAAAAATCACAAATTCATCTTTCTCACTAGCTCAGAGATCTGTGCCATGCACACAGGAACTACACGTGGCGCCTGTGAT GGCGATTCTGGTGGACCCTTGGTAGATGCTAACAATCAATTTCTGTATGGCTTGCTTTCCTATGGCAGAAAGGCTTGTCAGATGGGAAAACCATATGCATTTACCCGCATCAGCACGTATGGGGATTGGATAAGAGATGAAATGAATGAAATGCTTTTGCATTAG
- the LOC108156269 gene encoding uncharacterized protein LOC108156269 produces MGRRCCVAKCPSTSRLLEHHGVTYHSFPLDPIIRTIWIKNSRISLDRQITKSVLVCSRHFRRIDFNTIRNGKYLLKPRVFPTVFPWGKMDASEIEADHRALQQVNVDGTAAQGASASSGNEDVIKATVDQIVSQIMAETAERNATAALEAVSNAEKEKEVAKAVAAEEAEGAVKESSSTGGDSADAPPNEDESATAAETSADSPLPSANNQPKYSNPHNLIIGARLEAKSVDGAWLPARIVEVNETEQTLLIRFERNNKIKTMPSTMGTYQEWMAIKSDRVRQRVSNRILPVFELEEKCMARWSGPRKFPGTIKKLLGHDTYEVLFDDGYSKNVRAVHMNKLPKPAAVEDVEVAPANATSVKSGTSASSSKKSKNSQRKDWPLLDMSTLDMDALGLPEIPHDGEWTCHWVNDQPIGAEGFLIVGEHQKPTVIVQDWRLPTGWIKHMYQRSNVLGKWDVILVSPNGKRFRSKSDLKVYLESQGLVYNPDVYDFSIHRRRAKDINAYVYTGDYSPQAPHKPQTMNVSALDTTLDQSNTTLPATTPSTPLSAAVPPHSGDIQYMEAPIAPLMPPAELMSPPTHQTDDDHPTADMPEGTESGTSLNVPVDDLGTVLVENGYAFIGGLKVSIVDNLFVCPGEGCGKTYRKEDVLLIHIRHYHKEFAEYVSHCPKMQELAVKRTHASSIDQGDAVPKNQIPNQQFFAKMHLQDMQQSRSFKRQGGTPGATSSPKPPGTPTGVSPTKSQASPIVDKPATPLPVAENTVTSEAKMSGGSGAAAAEISSPTVSQDSPLGRSNKRPRYSYSRRSSVSRKSNRQRSRRPANDTPTGPTTADPDSRGLLKSLNTPTLEVRPDAKKRRMMAVTTPSSSPATADTAVSTSSSNDQADINAAPPQTETHSGKAPQYINENGQLIRIVRMRQEEIINCLCEYGEEDGLMIQCELCLSWQHGGCNGIVNESQVPDKYVCFICRNPPRVRKSMRYKHDQEWLFDGKLPAASYHTTNPLTGKQSELLKRSHTLTGNLLDAKRAMHSLRVKMNISRNRCHPKLYLWAKKWDEDQGDASTTPSKRPKPEQPGFPHIPQPEAAIDPEECQFRLIEHVKVQQSLVLNRLNEIEAEMDELENEDILSDLKSADISVTKEAVATFVRELETLKRLARLNYVGNENSLKDKEAGAKANQTF; encoded by the exons ATGGGACGACGTTGCTGCGTTGCCAAGTGCCCGTCGACGTCGCGTCTCTTGGAGCACCACGGCGTCACATATCACTCGTTTCCCCTCGACCCGATAATCCGTACAATTTGGATCAAGAACTCGCGCATCAGCCTGGACAGGCAGATTACAAAGAGCGTTTTGGTGTGTTCGCGCCATTTTCGACGAATCGATTTCAATACCATACGCAATGGGAAATATTTGCTGAAGCCGCGCGTCTTTCCTACGGTTTTTCCATGGGGCAAAATGGATGCCTCTGAAATAGAGGCCGATCATCGTGCTCTGCAGCAAGTCAATGTGGATGGTACAGCCGCACAGGGTGCTTCGGCCAGTTCCGGTAATGAGGATGTGATCAAGGCAACTGTGGACCAAATTGTTTCGCAAATCATGGCCGAGACAGCGGAACGTAATGCCACGGCAGCTCTCGAAGCAGTCAGCAATGCGGAGAAAGAGAAGGAAGTGGCCAAAGCAGTTGCCGCCGAAGAAGCTGAAGGCGCGGTAAAAGAGAGTAGTTCGACTGGAGGGGATTCTGCCGATGCTCCACCAAATGAAGACGAATCAGCAACGGCTGCTGAAACAAGTGCAGACTCTCCGCTGCCTTCCGCAAACAACCAACCCAAATACAGCAATCCCCATAATTTGATAATAGGAGCACGACTCGAGGCCAAAAGCGTGGATGGCGCTTGGCTGCCCGCTCGCATTGTGGAGGTCAATGAAACGGAGCAAACACTCCTCATCCGTTTCGAACGGAACAATAAGATAAAGACGATGCCCTCCACCATGGGCACTTATCAGGAGTGGATGGCCATCAAATCGGATCGCGTACGACAACGCGTCAGCAACCGAATTCTTCCCGTGTTCGAATTGGAAGAGAAATGCATGGCACGCTGGTCGGGGCCGCGTAAATTTCCGGGTACCATCAAGAAGCTGCTCGGCCACGACACCTACGAGGTACTCTTTGACGATGGCTACTCCAAGAACGTTCGTGCCGTCCACATGAACAAGCTGCCCAAACCAGCTGCCGTTGAGGACGTGGAGGTTGCTCCAGCCAATGCGACATCTGTGAAGAGTGGCACTAGTGCCTCGAGCAGCAAGAAGAGCAAGAACTCACAGCGCAAGGATTGGCCACTGCTCGACATGTCTACATTGGATATGG ATGCTCTGGGGTTGCCGGAGATACCGCACGATGGAGAATGGACGTGCCACTGGGTGAACGATCAACCGATTGGCGCCGAAGGTTTTCTAATTGTGGGCGAGCACCAAAAGCCCACGGTGATCGTGCAGGACTGGCGTCTGCCCACCGGCTGGATCAAGCACATGTATCAGCGCTCTAATGTCCTCGGAAAGTGGGATGTCATTCTGGTCTCGCCCAACGGAAAACGATTCCGCTCCAAGTCAGATCTGAAAGTCTACCTCGAGTCGCAGGGATTGGTCTACAATCCGGATGTTTATGACTTTAGCATTCATCGTCGTCGCGCCAAGGACATCAATGCCTATGTGTACACTGGCGACTACAGTCCACAGGCGCCTCACAAGCCACAGACAATGAATGTCTCCGCGCTGGACACTACCCTGGACCAGAGCAATACAACATTGCCAGCAACGACCCCCTCGACACCCTTGTCAGCAGCTGTGCCACCCCATTCCGGGGACATTCAGTATATGGAGGCACCCATAGCCCCATTGATGCCACCGGCAGAGCTGATGTCGCCACCAACCCATCAAACAGATGACGACCATCCAACCGCTGATATGCCAGAAGGCACTGAAAGTGGCACCTCTCTGAACGTTCCTGTGGACGATCTGGGTACGGTTCTGGTCGAGAATGGTTATG CTTTTATTGGCGGCCTGAAGGTTTCCATTGTGGATAATTTGTTCGTTTGTCCGGGCGAGGGATGCGGCAAAACGTATCGCAAGGAAGACGTTCTGCTTATACACATCCGACACTACCACAAGGAATTTGCCGA ATATGTCAGCCACTGTCCCAAGATGCAGGAACTGGCTGTTAAACGGACCCATGCCTCTTCCATTGATCAGGGCGATGCTGTGCCCAAGAATCAAATACCCAATCAGCAGTTCTTTGCCAAGATGCATCTGCAGGATATGCAGCAATCGCGATCCTTTAAGCGTCAGGGAGGGACACCAGGAGCTACATCATCGCCAAAACCGCCAGGGACTCCAACGGGTGTTTCACCCACTAAATCGCAGGCTTCGCCCATTGTAGACAAACCGGCCACGCCCTTGCCTGTGGCTGAGAACACTGTAACATCAGAGGCGAAAATGAGTGGTGgttctggtgctgctgctgcagaaatCTCCTCTCCAACAGTGTCGCAGGACTCGCCACTTGGTCGCTCAAACAAACGACCACGTTATTCGTATTCGAGACGTTCGTCTGTATCCCGCAAGAGCAATCGCCAGCGCTCACGCCGTCCTGCTAATGACACACCTACTGGACCAACCACTGCTGACCCGGACTCCCGGGGGCTGCTTAAATCCTTAAACACTCCTACGCTGGAGGTGCGCCCAGACGCCAAGAAGCGTCGAATGATGGCGGTAACAACGCCAAGCAGCTCCCCTGCCACAGCGGACACAGCCGTGTCGACATCCTCGTCCAATGATCAGGCAGACATCAACGCGGCTCCACCGCAAACAGAGACTCATAGCGGCAAGGCCCCGCAGTACATCAATGAGAATGGACAACTGATTCGAATTGTCCGTATGCGTCAGGAGGAGATCATCAATTGCCTCTGTGAGTATGGCGAGGAGGATGGCCTGATGATCCAGTGCGAGCTGTGCCTGAGCTGGCAGCATGGGGGCTGCAATGGCATTGTTAATGAGTCTCAGGTGCCGGACAAGTATGTCTGCTTTATCTGCCGCAATCCCCCACGAGTGCGCAAGTCGATGCGGTACAAACACGACCAGGAGTGGCTGTTTGATGGCAAGCTGCCAGCGGCCTCGTATCACACAACGAATCCACTGACAGGTAAACAATCGGAGCTGCTCAAGCGCTCCCACACGCTGACTGGCAATCTGCTGGATGCCAAACGCGCGATGCATTCGCTGCGGGTGAAGATGAACATTTCCCGCAATCGCTGCCATCCCAAGCTATATCTGTGGGCCAAGAAGTGGGATGAGGACCAGGGCGACGCCTCTACGACACCATCGAAGCGTCCCAAGCCAGAGCAACCTGGTTTTCCCCATATCCCACAACCCGAGGCCGCTATCGATCCCGAGGAATGTCAGTTTCGCTTAATCGAGCATGTAAAAGTGCAGCAGTCCCTGGTCCTAAATCGTCTAAACGAAATCGAGGCCGAAATGGATG AGCTAGAAAACGAGGATATCCTTAGTGATCTGAAGAGCGCGGACATCTCGGTGACCAAAGAGGCTGTGGCCACATTTGTCAGGGAGCTGGAGACGTTGAAGCGTTTAGCTCGTCTCAACTATGTGGGCAATGAGAATAGTCTTAAAGACAAGGAAGCAGGAGCCAAGGCAAATCAAACATTTTAA
- the LOC108157538 gene encoding uncharacterized protein LOC108157538, whose amino-acid sequence MKAFIVAGVCLLSVLGLGSAQFQNGRLEPPNPQLCAQRIIHEKTPDGKGYFFSWRDPQLKGVEEDWLTARNYCRRRCMDSVSLETSLENEWIKQRVVGENVKYIWTSGRLCDFKGCDRPDLQPTNINGWFWTATLQKLAPSTERSQGDWSPTGGIGLPQPDNREFKQNGAPENCLALLNQFYNDGVNWHDVACHHKKSFVCEENDALLKYVRYTNPNLRI is encoded by the exons ATGAAAGCTTTCATTGTCGCCGGTGTGTGTTTGTTGAGTGTGCTGGGCCTGGGCTCCGCTCAGTTCCAGAACGGTCGCCTGGAGCCCCCAAATCCCCAGCTGTGCGCACAGCGCATTATCCACGAGAAGACTCCCGATGGCAAGGG ATACTTCTTCTCTTGGCGTGACCCTCAGTTGAAGGGCGTTGAGGAGGACTGGCTGACGGCCAGGAACTATTGCCGCAGACGCTGCATGGACTCCGTGTCGCTGGAGACGAGCCTGGAGAACGAATGGATCAAGCAGCGTGTCGTTGGCGAGAAT GTGAAATACATCTGGACCAGCGGTCGCTTGTGCGATTTCAAGGGCTGTGACCGTCCCGATCTGCAGCCCACGAACATTAACGGCTGGTTCTGGACCGCCACACTGCAGAAGTTGGCCCCCAGCACGGAGCGTTCCCAGGGCGATTGGTCTCCCACCGGCGGCATTGGCCTGCCCCAGCCCGATAATCGTGAATTCAAGCAGAACGGTGCACCGGAGAATTGTCTGGCTCTCTTGAACCAGTTCTACAACGATGGTGTCAACTGGCACGATGTGGCTTGCCACCATAAGAAGTCGTTTGTCTGCGAAGAGAACGATGCCCTGCTGAAGTACGTACGCTATACAAACCCCAATCTGCGTATTTGA